Within Gilvibacter sp. SZ-19, the genomic segment ATAACCTCCTTTAAAGTGTGCGTATCAACGATCTCTTTTTTTGTGCGATACTCAACGATCAAACGCGCCATTCCGGCTGCCGCACGCAATTCCCCATACTTGCGCAATATCTGCGTAAGCTCCCCTTCTGATGCCTCGTTGACCAGATCTTTGGCAGAAAGCCCTGCCTTTTGATTCATTCGCATGTCGAGCTCGGCATTGAATCGCGTAGAAAATCCGCGCTCCGCTTGATCGAACTGATGAGAAGAAACTCCAAAATCTGCAAGGATGCCATCAACCTGCTTATGCCCGTGAAAACGCAAAAAGCGTTTGAGGTATCTAAAATTTTCTGGAATAAGAGTAAAACGAGGATCGTCTATTATGTTGGCTTGAGCGTCTGGATCTTGGTCAAAAGCTAACAAGCGGCCATTTTCATCCAAGCGGCTGAGAATCTCCCGCGAATGGCCACCGCCTCCAAAAGTTACAT encodes:
- the rsmH gene encoding 16S rRNA (cytosine(1402)-N(4))-methyltransferase RsmH translates to MDYHKPVLLEETVAGLDIKPAGIYVDVTFGGGGHSREILSRLDENGRLLAFDQDPDAQANIIDDPRFTLIPENFRYLKRFLRFHGHKQVDGILADFGVSSHQFDQAERGFSTRFNAELDMRMNQKAGLSAKDLVNEASEGELTQILRKYGELRAAAGMARLIVEYRTKKEIVDTHTLKEVIKRFIPRNKEHKVMAQVFQALRIAVNDELAALEEFLLQTQEVLKPGGRLSVISYHSLEDRLVKRFMRNGMFEGEPEKDVFGRAEVPFKPVGKFIVPTAEEIEINNRARSAKLRIAEKL